A region from the uncultured Holophaga sp. genome encodes:
- a CDS encoding tRNA pseudouridine synthase A, translated as MKPVRRPKGAPSTRERTAYRLLLEYDGSRYQGWQKQGEKQSTQGVRTVAGTLERVLFEAGLKVLNLTGSGRTDGGVHALGQVAHLHLPAPGPKPWELRRILDEGLPSDIAILDLAPCPTAFHARHDAQFRVYVYRIALRRMAFAKPFVWWIRSPLSQERLQQAWEAFEGVHDFSAFADLDPGESPTVHVRTCQYRREGDYILLRVVAGHFLRRQVRRMVGAAVQVALGQADLARLKRDLERPGAEATLHWSGKAAPGAGLFLERVGYAGDSPELSAPPSLPV; from the coding sequence GTGAAGCCCGTGAGGCGCCCCAAAGGCGCACCCTCCACCCGCGAACGCACCGCCTACCGGCTTCTCCTGGAATACGACGGTTCCCGTTACCAGGGCTGGCAGAAACAGGGGGAGAAGCAGAGCACCCAGGGGGTCAGGACCGTGGCAGGCACCCTGGAGCGGGTGCTCTTCGAAGCAGGCCTGAAGGTGCTCAACCTCACCGGATCCGGCCGGACCGATGGTGGGGTCCATGCCCTGGGGCAAGTGGCCCATCTGCATCTCCCTGCCCCTGGACCCAAGCCCTGGGAGCTCCGCAGGATCCTCGATGAAGGACTGCCTTCGGATATCGCCATCCTCGACCTGGCCCCCTGCCCCACGGCCTTCCACGCCCGGCACGATGCCCAGTTCAGGGTCTATGTCTATCGCATCGCCCTGAGACGGATGGCCTTCGCCAAGCCTTTCGTCTGGTGGATCCGTTCCCCCCTCTCCCAAGAACGCCTCCAGCAGGCCTGGGAGGCCTTTGAAGGAGTGCATGACTTCAGCGCCTTCGCTGACCTCGATCCAGGCGAGAGCCCCACGGTCCATGTCCGGACCTGCCAATACCGGCGGGAGGGCGACTACATCCTCCTGCGGGTCGTGGCGGGTCATTTCCTCCGCCGCCAAGTGCGGCGGATGGTGGGGGCTGCGGTCCAGGTCGCCCTGGGACAGGCCGATCTGGCGCGTCTGAAACGGGATCTGGAGCGGCCGGGGGCGGAGGCCACCCTGCATTGGTCCGGCAAGGCTGCCCCCGGGGCGGGGCTCTTCCTGGAGCGGGTAGGCTATGCCGGAGACAGCCCCGAGCTGTCCGCCCCCCCCAGCCTGCCGGTCTGA
- the lptB gene encoding LPS export ABC transporter ATP-binding protein, translating to MTDSPQVSLRAENLHKRYGDRSVVRGVSLEVTPGEVVGLLGPNGAGKTTTFYMVVGVEAPDQGRIHWCQYDITKMPMHRRARKGIGYLPQESSVFRSLTVWENLMAIAEFLPIPRQAQKERCEKLLEEFHLHKVRDTEGMSLSGGERRRCEMARALVSDPRIMLLDEPFAGVDPKSVMEIQSLIADLRTRGIGVLITDHNVRETLQIADRAYILADGMIMKHGLPNEIAEDPDIRRVYLGDRFRLD from the coding sequence ATGACGGATTCCCCACAGGTCAGCCTGAGGGCAGAGAACCTTCACAAGCGCTATGGAGATCGCTCCGTGGTGCGGGGCGTTTCCCTCGAGGTCACCCCTGGAGAGGTGGTGGGCCTCCTGGGTCCCAATGGAGCGGGCAAGACCACCACCTTCTATATGGTGGTGGGGGTGGAGGCCCCGGACCAGGGCCGTATCCACTGGTGCCAGTACGACATCACCAAGATGCCCATGCACCGGCGTGCCCGGAAGGGCATCGGCTACCTGCCCCAGGAATCCAGTGTCTTCCGTTCCCTCACGGTATGGGAGAACCTCATGGCCATCGCCGAGTTCCTGCCCATCCCCAGGCAGGCCCAGAAGGAGCGCTGCGAGAAGCTTCTGGAGGAGTTCCATCTCCACAAGGTCCGGGACACCGAGGGCATGAGCCTGTCGGGCGGGGAGCGGCGGCGCTGCGAAATGGCCCGCGCCCTGGTCAGTGATCCCAGGATCATGCTCCTCGACGAGCCCTTCGCCGGCGTGGACCCCAAGTCGGTCATGGAGATCCAAAGCCTGATCGCAGACCTCAGAACCCGTGGCATCGGGGTCCTGATCACGGACCACAACGTCCGGGAAACCTTGCAGATTGCAGACAGGGCCTATATCTTGGCGGATGGCATGATCATGAAACACGGACTTCCCAACGAGATCGCAGAGGACCCCGACATCCGCCGGGTGTACCTGGGCGACCGGTTCAGGCTCGATTGA
- a CDS encoding PHP domain-containing protein, with translation MIDLHCHSTFSDGTDSPTTLVTLARDLGLSALALTDHDTLDGLDEFLTCPVEGGPRRIPGIEFSCRYLGMELHILGLLFKPSHAPLRAHVQDLKQRREERNRAMLVRLGDLGLKVTWEDIRIHASSDLVSRAHFAKALHRLRIAGSPQDAFQRFLGEGRPAYVPFRDLEPAEACRWIREAGGVALVAHPGRSLRRDFRWEDAMPELKGMGVVGFEASYPDYSSREEHYFHQLARSLDMIPSGGSDYHGSTKPGICLGVGRGTLAVDESVLEALERSLPR, from the coding sequence GTGATCGATCTGCACTGCCACTCCACTTTTTCGGACGGGACCGACTCCCCCACAACTCTGGTCACCCTGGCCCGGGACCTTGGCCTCAGCGCCTTGGCCCTCACCGACCATGACACCCTGGACGGACTGGATGAGTTCCTCACTTGCCCGGTGGAAGGCGGTCCCAGGCGGATCCCCGGCATCGAGTTCAGCTGCCGCTACCTGGGGATGGAACTCCACATCCTGGGCCTCCTCTTCAAGCCCTCCCACGCCCCTCTCCGCGCCCATGTCCAGGATCTGAAGCAGCGCCGCGAGGAGCGGAACCGGGCCATGCTTGTGAGGCTGGGGGACCTGGGCCTCAAGGTCACATGGGAGGACATCCGGATACATGCCAGTTCGGACCTCGTCTCACGGGCCCACTTCGCCAAGGCCCTCCATCGGCTTCGGATCGCCGGCAGCCCGCAGGATGCCTTCCAGCGCTTCCTGGGGGAAGGCCGCCCCGCCTACGTCCCCTTCCGGGATCTGGAGCCCGCCGAGGCCTGTCGCTGGATCCGGGAGGCCGGGGGCGTGGCCCTGGTGGCCCATCCGGGACGCTCCCTGCGACGGGACTTCCGCTGGGAGGACGCCATGCCGGAGCTCAAGGGGATGGGGGTCGTGGGTTTCGAGGCCAGCTATCCCGATTACAGCTCCCGGGAGGAACACTACTTCCATCAGCTCGCCCGCTCCCTGGATATGATCCCCAGCGGGGGGAGCGACTACCACGGCTCCACCAAGCCGGGGATCTGTCTGGGCGTGGGAAGGGGCACCCTGGCTGTGGATGAATCGGTGCTGGAGGCGCTCGAGCGTTCGCTTCCCCGGTGA
- the rpoN gene encoding RNA polymerase factor sigma-54 — MAMIGHALSQRLAQSQTLALTPAMQLKLKLWQMNLLELGNTIEHELQENPLLEMVEDDEAPTLQALEEGRDSEIPDDPSTEPEEGFDLPDQPVAAEMNPDQDLASFTEEGISQVQETDEGAENSWDTDLPRTSSLPEDERTSWEDRLANTESLHDHLITQLYELMESGDPRATLMEQLIDHVDPKGFLRLDPDHSEETTHPRALAEAMGIDLVKLLELLEILQEFSPSGVGCFTVQESLLLQLCHAGAEPDDLAVRIIREHCELLTLRDSGRLRKALDCGPEELTLALETLRHLHPAPGRAFDPEGDRVVKPDVVVLRSEDGTWRVFLNDDGLPRLKVSPDYRNFLSKAEDKGDKDFIREKYRSARDFIRGVEDRNRTVLRVASSIVELQTEFLEHGVERLRPMVLRDVAEATGFHESTISRVVKAKTIHTPQGLFDLNYFFSASLGSSTGEDVSATVVKHKIKSLIQAENPAKPLSDEAIAGLLERDGIKVARRTVNKYREELKIPPASRRRRR; from the coding sequence ATGGCTATGATCGGTCACGCCCTCTCCCAGCGGCTTGCCCAGAGCCAGACCCTGGCCCTGACGCCCGCTATGCAGCTCAAGCTCAAACTCTGGCAGATGAATCTGCTGGAGCTGGGCAACACCATCGAGCATGAGCTGCAGGAGAACCCCCTCCTGGAGATGGTGGAGGATGACGAGGCCCCAACCCTGCAGGCCCTGGAGGAGGGCAGGGACTCCGAGATTCCGGATGATCCCTCCACCGAGCCCGAGGAGGGCTTTGATCTCCCCGACCAGCCCGTGGCTGCCGAGATGAACCCGGATCAGGACCTGGCCTCCTTCACCGAGGAGGGCATCTCCCAAGTCCAGGAGACGGACGAGGGTGCGGAGAACTCCTGGGATACGGACCTTCCCCGCACCAGCAGCCTGCCCGAGGATGAGCGGACGAGCTGGGAGGACCGGCTGGCCAACACCGAGTCCCTGCACGACCATCTCATCACCCAGCTCTACGAGCTCATGGAGAGCGGGGACCCCCGGGCCACCCTCATGGAGCAGCTGATTGACCATGTGGATCCCAAGGGATTCCTACGCCTCGATCCGGACCACTCTGAGGAGACCACCCACCCCCGTGCCCTGGCCGAGGCCATGGGTATCGATCTGGTCAAGCTCCTGGAACTCCTGGAGATCCTGCAGGAATTCTCACCCAGCGGCGTGGGTTGCTTCACCGTCCAGGAGAGCCTGCTCCTGCAGCTCTGCCATGCCGGCGCGGAACCTGACGACCTGGCGGTCCGCATCATCCGGGAGCACTGCGAGCTCCTCACCCTCCGGGACAGTGGCCGTCTCAGGAAGGCCCTCGACTGCGGCCCGGAGGAACTGACCCTGGCCCTCGAAACCCTGCGTCACCTGCACCCTGCCCCCGGCAGGGCCTTCGATCCAGAGGGGGATCGGGTCGTCAAGCCGGATGTGGTGGTGCTCCGTTCGGAGGACGGCACTTGGCGTGTCTTCCTCAATGATGACGGTCTGCCCCGCCTCAAAGTCAGCCCCGATTACCGTAATTTCCTCTCCAAGGCCGAGGACAAGGGGGACAAGGACTTCATCCGGGAGAAATACCGATCGGCCAGGGACTTCATCCGAGGGGTGGAGGACCGCAACCGGACGGTGCTCCGGGTGGCCTCCAGCATTGTCGAACTGCAGACCGAGTTCCTGGAGCATGGGGTGGAGCGGCTCCGCCCCATGGTGCTGCGGGATGTGGCTGAAGCCACAGGGTTCCACGAGTCCACCATCTCCAGGGTGGTCAAGGCCAAGACCATCCACACCCCCCAGGGGCTCTTCGACCTGAACTACTTCTTCAGCGCCAGCCTCGGGTCCTCCACCGGAGAGGATGTCTCGGCCACGGTGGTCAAGCACAAGATCAAGAGCCTGATTCAAGCCGAGAACCCGGCCAAGCCCCTCTCCGACGAGGCCATTGCCGGACTGCTCGAGCGGGATGGCATCAAGGTCGCCCGGAGGACCGTCAACAAATACCGCGAGGAGCTGAAAATTCCTCCAGCTTCCCGTCGGCGCCGCCGATAA
- a CDS encoding response regulator gives MPRKILIVEDDPINVKFMSVVLIRKGGYAVAVSEDVDEIRTLVASGEISAVIMDISLSHSVYEGRKVDGLFITRLLKQDPATARVPVMLATAHAMFGDRERFMAETGAEHYISKPIHDPDQFLKELRVILPEGA, from the coding sequence ATGCCGAGAAAGATCCTGATCGTCGAGGATGATCCGATCAATGTCAAATTCATGTCCGTCGTCCTGATCCGCAAGGGCGGCTACGCGGTGGCCGTCTCCGAGGACGTGGACGAAATCCGGACGCTGGTGGCCTCAGGCGAGATCTCGGCCGTCATCATGGACATCAGCCTCAGTCACTCGGTCTATGAGGGACGCAAGGTGGACGGCCTCTTCATCACCAGGCTCCTCAAGCAGGATCCCGCAACAGCCCGGGTCCCGGTGATGCTGGCCACGGCCCACGCCATGTTCGGCGACCGCGAGCGCTTCATGGCCGAGACGGGGGCCGAGCACTACATCTCCAAGCCCATCCATGATCCCGACCAGTTCCTGAAGGAACTCCGGGTCATCCTGCCGGAGGGTGCGTGA
- a CDS encoding LysR family transcriptional regulator, translated as MDNQFSLRIFQTVVNERSFTRAGEKLGRTQSAVSQSIHRLEEDLGETLLDRSGRDLLLTDAGRIVFEAACRQENLNRELLQSLQELRNKSVGRITLGANESMTPYLLPLLIRFRHQYPKVKVVVRRSRSSELPENMLRGDVDFGFSSHLPRDERFDAVSITKDHLSFVVPPGHRLADRGEISIRDLGMESFIAHNVSSPYRERVIQTFTDQQVDLNMDLELPSIEAIRYMVQAGEGVAFLPHLCVKQDLEMGLLKEVKVKELAHEREIYLLRIEKKPLSHAAEAFLGVIQS; from the coding sequence ATGGACAATCAGTTCTCCCTGCGCATCTTCCAGACCGTGGTCAATGAGCGCAGTTTCACCCGGGCCGGGGAAAAGCTGGGGCGCACCCAATCGGCGGTCTCCCAGTCCATCCACCGTCTTGAGGAGGATCTCGGTGAGACGCTCCTGGACCGCAGCGGGAGGGATCTGCTCCTGACGGATGCCGGACGGATCGTCTTTGAGGCCGCCTGCCGGCAGGAGAACCTCAACCGGGAACTCCTCCAGTCCCTCCAGGAACTCCGGAACAAGAGCGTCGGCCGCATCACCCTGGGCGCCAACGAGAGCATGACGCCCTACCTTCTGCCCCTGCTGATCCGCTTCCGGCACCAGTATCCCAAGGTCAAGGTGGTGGTCCGCCGCAGCCGTTCGTCCGAGCTTCCGGAGAACATGCTCCGGGGGGATGTGGACTTCGGCTTCTCCAGCCACCTGCCCCGGGATGAGCGCTTCGATGCCGTTTCCATCACCAAGGACCACCTCAGCTTCGTGGTTCCTCCCGGCCATCGCCTGGCTGACCGTGGGGAGATCTCCATCCGGGACCTGGGCATGGAGTCCTTCATTGCCCACAACGTCAGCAGCCCCTACCGGGAGCGGGTCATCCAGACCTTCACGGACCAGCAGGTGGACCTGAACATGGACCTGGAGCTGCCCTCCATCGAGGCGATCCGCTACATGGTGCAGGCCGGCGAGGGCGTGGCCTTTCTGCCCCATCTCTGCGTCAAGCAGGATCTCGAGATGGGCCTCCTCAAAGAGGTGAAGGTGAAGGAACTCGCCCACGAGCGGGAGATCTACCTCCTCCGTATCGAAAAGAAACCCTTGAGCCACGCCGCTGAGGCCTTCTTGGGTGTCATCCAGTCCTGA
- a CDS encoding carbonic anhydrase has product MLPLLLALSLGLVSPEPPAHHESAGEAEMKKLEAKFPKKGVAVPEEAAKEATPSEVTHAAAPRRAFRPRKAKPAVHAPATLSESERDRQRLMIDNGRLQEEVARAKSRLLLETPIETPEAALGELLAGNQRFVEGRRVRSLLTTQDPALRESLVKGQKPFAVVVTCSDSRLMDNLIFDQELGRLFTIREAGNCPDIQGLASIEYAVEHLGSKVVVVMGHTACGAVTAVSDAHGKPLPGNLWSLQAAMAGLEEQVPPDPNETRPEHLLRLVRANAIQQAQVVLDRSEIVRHLVDQGKLKVVPALYDLSSGQVRLLQMEVPVAAVHH; this is encoded by the coding sequence ATGCTGCCCTTGCTCCTTGCCCTCAGCCTTGGTCTGGTCTCCCCCGAACCCCCGGCCCACCACGAGAGCGCAGGCGAAGCCGAGATGAAGAAGCTGGAGGCCAAGTTCCCCAAAAAGGGGGTGGCTGTTCCCGAGGAGGCGGCCAAGGAAGCCACCCCTTCTGAGGTGACCCACGCGGCGGCTCCCCGGCGGGCTTTCAGGCCCAGAAAGGCGAAGCCCGCTGTCCACGCCCCGGCCACCCTTTCGGAATCCGAGCGGGACCGTCAGCGGCTCATGATCGACAATGGCCGCCTCCAGGAGGAGGTGGCCCGGGCCAAGTCGCGCCTGCTGCTGGAGACCCCCATCGAGACGCCCGAAGCGGCCCTGGGCGAACTCCTGGCTGGCAACCAGCGCTTCGTGGAGGGACGTCGGGTCCGCTCCCTGCTCACCACTCAGGATCCGGCCCTCCGGGAGAGCTTAGTGAAGGGACAGAAGCCCTTTGCCGTTGTCGTCACCTGCTCGGACAGTCGTCTCATGGACAATCTGATCTTCGACCAGGAGCTCGGACGCCTCTTCACCATCAGGGAGGCGGGCAACTGTCCGGACATCCAGGGGCTGGCGAGCATCGAGTATGCCGTGGAGCACCTAGGCTCCAAGGTCGTGGTGGTCATGGGGCACACCGCCTGCGGGGCCGTGACGGCCGTCAGTGATGCCCACGGCAAGCCTCTGCCCGGGAACCTCTGGTCCCTGCAGGCGGCCATGGCCGGCCTGGAGGAGCAGGTCCCGCCCGATCCCAATGAGACGCGGCCGGAGCACCTCCTCCGTCTGGTCAGGGCCAATGCCATCCAGCAGGCCCAGGTGGTCCTCGATCGGAGCGAGATTGTCCGGCACCTCGTGGATCAGGGCAAGCTGAAGGTGGTCCCGGCACTCTATGACCTCTCCTCCGGTCAGGTCAGGCTCCTCCAGATGGAGGTTCCGGTGGCGGCCGTCCACCACTGA
- a CDS encoding 2-isopropylmalate synthase codes for MGTHVHIFDTTLRDGEQAAGCSMTSGEKVEMALQLEALGVDVLEAGFAIASEGEFAAIREIASRVRHSRVASLCRARREDIECSARALEGAARPRIHTFLATSPIHREHKLRMDRDRVLEETRRAVALARSYVDDVEFSAEDASRTEPEFLAAVARVAVEAGATVFNVPDTVGYAFPEEFGSLVGQVVGAIGDRAVVSVHCHNDLGLAVANTLAAVRAGARQVECTVNGIGERAGNAALEEIVMALQVRRDLLGLDTGIRTRELYGASRLLSRFIGFEPQPNKAVVGRNAFAHESGVHQDGILKERTTYEIMSAAEVGFPETGLVLGKHSGRNALRAKLESLGFQLDPETLGQVYRAFTDLADRRKKGVSDEEIAALVPGALSPC; via the coding sequence ATGGGTACTCATGTTCACATCTTCGATACCACACTGAGGGACGGCGAGCAGGCGGCCGGCTGCAGCATGACCTCGGGGGAGAAGGTGGAAATGGCCCTCCAGCTTGAGGCCCTGGGGGTGGATGTCTTGGAGGCGGGCTTCGCCATCGCCTCCGAAGGGGAGTTCGCCGCCATCCGGGAAATCGCCTCCAGGGTCAGGCATTCCCGAGTGGCCAGCCTGTGCCGCGCCCGCCGAGAGGACATCGAGTGCTCGGCCCGGGCCCTGGAGGGAGCTGCGCGGCCGCGGATCCACACCTTCCTCGCCACCAGCCCCATCCACCGGGAGCACAAGCTCCGGATGGACCGGGACCGGGTGCTGGAGGAGACCCGCCGGGCCGTGGCCCTGGCCCGATCCTATGTGGATGATGTCGAATTCAGCGCCGAGGATGCGAGCCGCACCGAGCCTGAGTTCCTGGCAGCCGTGGCCCGCGTCGCCGTGGAGGCCGGTGCCACGGTATTCAACGTCCCGGACACGGTGGGCTACGCCTTCCCCGAAGAGTTCGGATCCCTGGTGGGACAGGTGGTGGGCGCCATCGGTGACCGGGCCGTCGTGAGCGTCCACTGCCACAACGACCTCGGCCTGGCGGTGGCCAACACCCTGGCCGCCGTCAGGGCCGGGGCCAGGCAGGTGGAGTGTACCGTCAATGGGATCGGTGAACGGGCGGGCAATGCCGCGCTGGAGGAGATCGTCATGGCCCTGCAGGTCCGGCGGGACCTCCTGGGACTGGATACAGGCATCCGCACCCGTGAGCTGTATGGCGCCAGCCGCCTTCTCTCCCGTTTCATCGGGTTCGAGCCCCAGCCCAACAAGGCGGTGGTGGGCCGCAATGCCTTCGCCCATGAGTCGGGCGTGCACCAGGACGGCATCCTGAAGGAGCGCACCACCTACGAGATCATGAGCGCCGCCGAGGTGGGTTTCCCCGAGACTGGACTGGTGCTGGGCAAGCACAGTGGACGGAACGCCCTCCGGGCCAAGCTGGAATCCCTTGGCTTCCAGTTGGACCCGGAAACCCTCGGCCAGGTCTACCGGGCCTTCACGGATCTGGCGGACCGTCGGAAGAAGGGCGTGAGTGATGAGGAGATCGCCGCTCTGGTCCCGGGGGCCCTGAGCCCCTGCTGA
- a CDS encoding DHH family phosphoesterase, with translation MMLRPWRIRRAGAAGPASWGRLARAWDLPETLARLAWLRGIDRPEDLAWRLDPSWERTHDPHLMQDMGMAVSRVRRAVASAEPILIYGDYDADGVTATALLMRVLERLGAKVSFFIPNRFNDGYGLHLDCIRQLAETGHQGLFISVDCGIGSAAEVEASRSLGIEWIITDHHALAGALPAACAVLHPHLGDYPNPNLSGVGVAFKLAQSLLDAVPVPRGGEAAFLDGLLKLVALGTVADMVQLHGENALLVSRGIRALSGANGPGLAALLRSAKVEGALHARDLAFNVAPRLNAVGRLGDARDAVRLLLSREVQEAELLMERVEKLNAERRTIQNTLTRRLPPPGGEAFDLVVDPDAHKGVIGVVAGNRMRDFGRPSAVCTVSHGIAQCSLRAPEGYDLTSMLKQADPFLLSGGGHRLAGGMTFELSKLPFIRKVMERSAEDQSRSTGVIPFDADCEDLAQVPDATLLERLEPYGQGFAPPVAVVHGPVREQPVPLGKGGHFKVRLEGVPSPLTWFACPEPPAVGAILNLAVSPMDSRKWGRTWKVESPVDISVGEAP, from the coding sequence ATGATGCTGCGTCCCTGGAGAATCCGCCGGGCCGGTGCCGCTGGCCCGGCTTCCTGGGGCCGCCTGGCCCGCGCATGGGACCTGCCCGAGACCCTGGCCCGCTTGGCCTGGCTGCGGGGCATCGACCGGCCCGAGGACTTGGCCTGGCGCCTCGACCCCAGCTGGGAGCGGACCCATGATCCCCATCTCATGCAGGACATGGGCATGGCCGTCAGCCGGGTCCGCCGGGCTGTGGCCTCCGCTGAGCCCATCCTCATCTACGGGGATTACGATGCCGACGGCGTGACCGCCACGGCGCTCCTGATGCGGGTCCTGGAGCGTCTGGGGGCCAAGGTCTCCTTCTTCATCCCCAACCGATTCAACGACGGCTACGGGCTGCATCTCGACTGCATCCGGCAGCTGGCGGAGACCGGACACCAGGGCCTCTTCATCTCCGTCGACTGCGGCATCGGCTCCGCCGCCGAGGTCGAGGCGAGCCGCTCCCTGGGCATCGAGTGGATCATCACCGACCACCATGCCCTGGCCGGGGCACTCCCCGCGGCATGTGCGGTGCTGCATCCCCACCTCGGGGACTACCCCAACCCCAACCTCTCTGGTGTGGGTGTCGCATTCAAGCTGGCCCAGAGCCTCCTGGATGCAGTCCCGGTCCCCAGGGGAGGCGAAGCGGCCTTCCTCGATGGGCTCCTCAAGCTGGTGGCCCTCGGCACCGTGGCGGACATGGTCCAGCTCCACGGGGAGAACGCCCTTCTGGTCAGCCGGGGCATCCGGGCCCTCAGCGGTGCCAACGGTCCCGGCCTGGCAGCATTGCTTCGCAGTGCCAAGGTGGAGGGTGCACTCCATGCCCGGGACCTGGCCTTCAACGTGGCCCCCCGCCTGAACGCCGTGGGCCGCCTGGGCGATGCCAGAGATGCCGTCAGGCTCCTCCTCAGCCGGGAGGTCCAGGAGGCGGAGCTGCTCATGGAGCGCGTGGAAAAGCTGAATGCAGAGCGGAGGACCATCCAGAACACCCTGACCCGTCGGCTTCCGCCCCCGGGAGGGGAGGCCTTTGATCTGGTGGTGGACCCGGACGCACACAAGGGGGTCATCGGCGTGGTCGCTGGAAACCGCATGCGGGACTTCGGTAGGCCTTCAGCGGTGTGTACCGTCAGCCATGGCATCGCCCAGTGCTCCCTGCGGGCACCCGAAGGCTATGACCTCACCTCCATGCTCAAGCAGGCAGACCCCTTTCTCCTCTCCGGAGGCGGACACCGCCTGGCGGGAGGGATGACCTTCGAGCTCTCCAAGCTCCCCTTCATCCGGAAAGTCATGGAGCGAAGCGCAGAAGACCAGTCCAGATCGACTGGTGTGATCCCCTTCGACGCCGACTGCGAGGACTTGGCCCAGGTTCCCGACGCCACCCTGCTGGAGCGACTCGAACCCTACGGCCAGGGCTTTGCCCCCCCGGTGGCTGTGGTCCACGGGCCTGTCAGGGAGCAGCCTGTCCCCCTCGGCAAGGGCGGACACTTCAAGGTCCGCCTCGAGGGAGTGCCCTCGCCCCTGACCTGGTTCGCCTGCCCGGAGCCTCCGGCAGTGGGGGCCATCCTGAATCTGGCGGTCTCCCCCATGGACTCCAGGAAGTGGGGTCGCACATGGAAAGTGGAGAGCCCTGTGGACATCTCCGTGGGCGAGGCCCCATGA
- a CDS encoding LptA/OstA family protein — translation MRPQALMSVRNPVWKVTGHLLVYGVIGGTALFAWLSGGHRKPSTSPVGTANRAGMRMGHHGTLTERLDKGTLILNYETVIGDEEHLHLEQVDATLREALETWRVTAPQADREAKIWTLGGPVDIRAMRPDSREPVGQGRITGSGPALRWDVEGWHGLGPLEWEGLEATGRGHWLLPAGWLRTPQGEMIVERGPVRWEAREPGALRAMDVQSLRLADNLSRGTLNQVTASLEGGTLTAERSEIDPAWIHWIAPLHFQRDDGWQGDAQGGLAPRPQEHQAPESVELKAFQARRQVAEGEERVRSEGARWTSQGLRLEGKVHLEQPFSGGTVTLDAPRMLMRQLPGGTDLPPALPPGHIWAEGTPVLSWGKRTLSSPRIEVRYQSRAWIMQAPVRGRSEFGTFTAGQGGGTPEKWAFEGPIRGDLTDGGILRGSRLTWEQEKWTLEGHPASLQRLQQRISGARLTRVGGTTTFPDGLSGTLAGEDGDYVIRADQGTVTPDSVVLTGRVDCRSRAWKLAAERVVVRLGPGNSVQKINAAGSVTLRGSLGEGWGEAIDIDVAGKTAHWQGRVKGSAEVQQ, via the coding sequence ATGAGACCCCAGGCCCTCATGAGCGTCCGCAACCCGGTGTGGAAGGTCACCGGCCACCTCCTCGTCTATGGGGTCATCGGGGGGACCGCCCTCTTCGCCTGGCTCAGCGGCGGGCACAGAAAGCCATCCACCTCCCCGGTGGGCACGGCGAACCGTGCCGGCATGCGGATGGGCCACCATGGCACCCTCACCGAACGGCTCGACAAGGGGACCCTGATCCTGAACTACGAAACCGTGATCGGTGACGAGGAGCACCTCCATCTGGAACAGGTCGACGCCACACTCCGGGAGGCGCTGGAGACCTGGCGGGTCACAGCCCCCCAGGCGGACCGTGAGGCCAAGATCTGGACCCTGGGAGGGCCGGTGGATATCCGGGCAATGCGTCCGGACAGCCGGGAGCCCGTGGGGCAGGGACGGATCACCGGAAGCGGCCCGGCTCTCCGCTGGGATGTCGAGGGCTGGCACGGCCTCGGGCCCCTCGAGTGGGAAGGGCTCGAGGCGACAGGGCGGGGGCACTGGCTCCTGCCGGCCGGATGGCTTCGCACCCCCCAGGGTGAAATGATCGTGGAGCGGGGACCCGTGCGCTGGGAGGCCAGGGAGCCGGGAGCCCTCCGGGCCATGGATGTCCAGTCCCTGCGGCTGGCGGACAACCTCTCGAGAGGCACCCTGAACCAGGTGACGGCAAGCCTGGAGGGCGGCACCCTGACGGCAGAGCGCTCTGAGATCGATCCGGCTTGGATCCACTGGATCGCTCCCCTCCACTTCCAGCGGGATGATGGCTGGCAGGGGGATGCCCAGGGTGGCCTGGCCCCAAGGCCCCAGGAGCACCAGGCTCCGGAGAGTGTGGAGTTGAAGGCCTTCCAGGCTCGTCGTCAAGTGGCGGAGGGCGAGGAGCGGGTCAGATCCGAAGGGGCCCGTTGGACCAGCCAGGGGCTCAGGCTTGAAGGCAAGGTCCATCTCGAGCAGCCCTTCAGCGGAGGGACCGTCACCCTGGATGCCCCCCGCATGCTTATGCGTCAACTGCCCGGGGGGACCGACCTCCCGCCCGCCCTGCCTCCCGGACATATCTGGGCCGAGGGTACACCCGTCCTGAGCTGGGGGAAGCGGACTCTCAGCAGTCCAAGGATCGAGGTCCGCTATCAGAGCCGCGCCTGGATCATGCAGGCCCCCGTCCGTGGCCGGAGCGAGTTCGGGACCTTCACGGCGGGCCAGGGGGGAGGCACTCCGGAGAAGTGGGCCTTCGAGGGCCCCATCCGCGGGGACCTGACCGATGGCGGCATCCTGCGGGGCAGCCGTCTCACCTGGGAGCAGGAGAAGTGGACCCTGGAGGGCCACCCGGCCAGCCTCCAGCGCCTTCAGCAGCGCATCAGCGGCGCCCGTCTGACCCGGGTGGGTGGGACCACCACCTTCCCGGATGGCCTGAGTGGCACCCTCGCCGGGGAGGATGGCGACTATGTGATACGGGCCGACCAGGGGACCGTCACGCCGGACAGCGTGGTCCTCACAGGCAGGGTGGACTGCCGGAGCCGGGCCTGGAAGCTCGCCGCCGAAAGGGTCGTGGTCCGCCTTGGCCCCGGGAACAGCGTCCAGAAGATCAATGCAGCCGGTTCGGTCACCCTCCGGGGATCCCTGGGGGAGGGCTGGGGCGAGGCTATCGACATCGATGTGGCGGGCAAGACCGCCCATTGGCAGGGGCGGGTGAAGGGATCCGCGGAGGTGCAGCAATGA